The Methanothrix soehngenii GP6 genome has a window encoding:
- a CDS encoding DUF6612 family protein: protein MRYLMILAMALLLSSSCALCQSTDRSLDDPVSTILRELVVASSDDLKSYTFSMEMEQDMTLENLSSGQSQQVQTRSIGFGLVNVTDQALKLVMATLTFIPGDEGNSTASALEEYLQNDTIYMKMDGNWTAMELSGLGDAWSQQNSLDQQIDMLNQSRLTLVGSEMVGDEDCYKVRAEIDIASYADPLSQEVASIVPFIPLNFSDILRNMTMEVHYWISKESQLLKRADVFETLYMTPQSLGLQPSEEENMAVRMSSTTSVVFDGFNESVNIVLPPEASAAQLFNMSSYPESEAVAVSLLDQDGLNETAVIEALPATVSDDALPQDEASVVLPENQSLSA, encoded by the coding sequence ATGAGATATCTAATGATTCTGGCAATGGCCCTGCTGCTTTCAAGCTCTTGCGCTTTATGCCAGTCAACTGACCGCTCCCTGGATGATCCGGTATCAACCATTTTGAGGGAGCTGGTGGTCGCATCATCGGACGACCTGAAATCCTACACCTTCTCCATGGAGATGGAGCAGGATATGACGCTTGAGAACCTCTCTTCTGGCCAGTCTCAGCAGGTTCAAACCCGGTCCATCGGCTTTGGCCTGGTAAATGTGACCGATCAGGCCCTAAAGCTCGTCATGGCCACTCTGACTTTTATTCCCGGTGATGAAGGCAACTCCACGGCATCAGCCCTGGAAGAGTATCTGCAAAACGACACCATTTATATGAAGATGGATGGCAACTGGACCGCTATGGAGCTATCCGGATTGGGTGATGCATGGTCCCAACAGAATTCCCTGGACCAGCAGATCGATATGCTCAATCAGTCCCGGCTCACTTTAGTCGGCTCGGAGATGGTGGGGGACGAGGACTGCTATAAGGTGCGAGCAGAGATTGACATTGCCTCTTATGCTGATCCCCTTTCCCAGGAGGTGGCTTCCATTGTGCCATTCATCCCCCTGAATTTCTCCGATATCCTGCGTAATATGACCATGGAGGTCCATTACTGGATATCCAAAGAGAGTCAGCTCTTAAAGAGGGCGGATGTGTTTGAGACCCTTTATATGACTCCCCAGTCACTGGGATTGCAGCCATCAGAGGAGGAGAACATGGCGGTTCGCATGAGCTCCACCACTTCCGTGGTCTTCGATGGATTCAATGAGAGCGTAAATATCGTTCTGCCGCCCGAGGCCAGCGCTGCTCAGCTCTTCAATATGTCATCTTATCCTGAGAGCGAGGCGGTTGCAGTCTCTTTATTGGATCAGGACGGACTGAACGAGACTGCGGTCATCGAGGCGCTCCCCGCAACGGTGTCCGATGATGCTCTGCCCCAGGATGAGGCAAGCGTTGTTCTGCCGGAAAACCAGTCCCTCTCGGCCTGA
- a CDS encoding rubrerythrin family protein, whose amino-acid sequence MTRTEDFLREAFAGESGANRKYSIFAAQADKEGYAQAARLFRAAAEAEAVHAANHLRALKAIKTTKENLREAIAGETHEFKDMYPEMIAIAKEEGARDAERSFNYANAVEEHHAWLYHDMLEGLDIQKEPFPYYVCPVCGMTVDHKAPDKCPVCGVKGSMFKKIE is encoded by the coding sequence ATGACCCGAACAGAGGATTTCTTGAGGGAGGCGTTTGCCGGCGAATCTGGAGCGAACAGGAAGTACAGCATATTTGCCGCTCAGGCGGATAAGGAGGGCTACGCTCAGGCCGCCAGGCTCTTTCGGGCCGCTGCCGAGGCGGAAGCGGTGCACGCAGCCAACCACCTGCGCGCCCTAAAGGCCATCAAGACCACCAAAGAGAATTTGCGTGAGGCGATCGCCGGAGAGACGCATGAGTTCAAGGATATGTATCCAGAGATGATAGCTATAGCAAAGGAGGAGGGCGCCCGGGATGCTGAGAGGTCGTTTAACTATGCCAATGCGGTGGAAGAGCATCATGCCTGGCTATATCATGATATGCTCGAGGGGCTGGATATCCAGAAGGAGCCATTCCCCTATTACGTCTGCCCGGTATGCGGCATGACTGTGGATCACAAGGCTCCCGACAAGTGTCCGGTCTGCGGGGTCAAAGGAAGCATGTTCAAGAAGATCGAATAG
- a CDS encoding thymidylate synthase, translating to MLKSGLTTHGRRGGQILPHTASSELKSNGLGRFIRARSISDAWHRGLNLIWRQGEEISDERGTKIRELLSLQVVVENPYQEMIPEEYSWNEERLEEYAHQLLCGDNPGFEYTYGERLRAWRLPGTPPLDQIDMAIQRLKESPATRRATSVTWIPPVDGERNEVPCMIVDDFKLRGGRLHLAIFFRSHDFAGAYPANLYGLARLLEYAAREVGAQPGSISTTSSSAHIYEHDWDWIEEMLLGRGEA from the coding sequence ATGTTGAAAAGTGGATTAACAACACATGGACGGAGGGGTGGACAGATCTTGCCGCATACGGCATCATCAGAGCTGAAGAGCAATGGGCTGGGCAGGTTTATACGCGCCCGCTCCATCTCCGATGCCTGGCATCGAGGTCTGAACCTCATCTGGAGACAGGGTGAAGAGATCTCGGATGAGAGAGGGACCAAGATACGAGAGCTTCTATCCTTGCAGGTAGTGGTGGAGAATCCATATCAAGAGATGATTCCGGAGGAGTACTCCTGGAATGAGGAGCGGCTGGAGGAGTATGCCCATCAACTGCTCTGCGGCGACAATCCCGGATTTGAGTATACTTATGGCGAGAGGCTGCGCGCCTGGCGCCTGCCAGGCACCCCACCCCTGGATCAGATCGATATGGCCATTCAACGGCTGAAGGAATCTCCTGCCACCCGCCGGGCCACGTCAGTGACCTGGATCCCCCCGGTGGATGGGGAGAGGAATGAAGTCCCCTGCATGATCGTTGATGATTTCAAATTACGCGGCGGCAGGCTGCACCTGGCCATCTTCTTTCGCAGCCATGACTTCGCCGGGGCCTATCCCGCCAACCTCTACGGTCTGGCCAGGCTGCTGGAATATGCAGCACGAGAAGTGGGTGCCCAGCCGGGCTCCATCTCCACCACCAGCTCCTCTGCCCACATCTATGAGCACGACTGGGACTGGATCGAGGAGATGCTCCTGGGAAGAGGCGAGGCATAG
- a CDS encoding pentapeptide repeat-containing protein — MVDSLLMIKAEEIHKRIEEGKPVEYENVIIYGDLDLHNLDLPLNRNKRKIVESIIKIEYSVIKGNVFFDHSAFQGLVDFDGTVFSQAANFSDSFFQEDAGFSQAQFHGEANFSRAHFTTEANFSRARFNDGDFGRAKFHRSFHLSNARVYTLRLSDAIFEEDASIHLKDLNYNRIVVRWNTIREHLPYNGSVYLTLIKNFRNLEQFEDEDDCYYQYRKEKHARTTKAFPRIIDRLAWLSCGYGVRPSHTVILSLSLIILFTAIFWGAHALQPSASASPGSSISINDAFYFSSMWFLGRAPQNISIIEGFEFLTVFETLAGWLLMALFLVTMSKVMLR, encoded by the coding sequence ATGGTCGATAGCCTTCTGATGATCAAGGCAGAGGAGATCCACAAAAGGATAGAAGAGGGCAAGCCGGTTGAGTATGAGAATGTCATCATCTACGGTGACCTGGACCTGCACAATCTGGACCTACCTTTGAACAGAAACAAGCGGAAGATCGTAGAATCGATAATCAAGATAGAGTACTCTGTGATCAAGGGAAATGTGTTCTTCGACCACTCCGCCTTTCAGGGGCTGGTGGATTTTGACGGCACCGTATTCTCTCAGGCGGCCAACTTCTCTGACTCCTTCTTCCAGGAAGACGCCGGTTTCTCCCAGGCCCAGTTTCACGGGGAAGCCAACTTCTCCCGCGCTCATTTCACTACCGAGGCCAACTTCTCCCGAGCCAGGTTCAACGATGGTGACTTCGGCCGGGCGAAATTCCATCGCAGCTTTCACCTCTCCAATGCCAGGGTGTACACCCTGCGGCTCTCCGACGCCATCTTCGAAGAGGACGCCAGCATCCACCTAAAGGACCTGAACTACAACCGCATTGTGGTCCGCTGGAACACCATCCGCGAACATCTGCCCTACAACGGCTCAGTCTATCTCACCCTGATAAAGAACTTCAGAAACTTGGAGCAGTTCGAGGACGAGGACGACTGTTACTATCAGTATCGAAAGGAGAAGCATGCCCGGACCACGAAGGCATTTCCCAGAATCATCGACCGCCTGGCCTGGCTCTCCTGCGGCTATGGAGTCCGTCCATCCCACACCGTGATCCTCAGCCTGTCTCTGATCATCCTCTTCACAGCGATCTTCTGGGGAGCACACGCCCTGCAACCTTCTGCTTCTGCAAGCCCCGGTAGCAGCATATCGATAAACGATGCCTTCTACTTCAGCAGCATGTGGTTTCTTGGCCGGGCCCCCCAGAACATCAGCATCATTGAGGGCTTCGAGTTCCTGACCGTTTTTGAGACCCTGGCCGGATGGCTGCTAATGGCCCTCTTCCTGGTGACCATGAGCAAGGTGATGCTCCGGTGA
- a CDS encoding ATP-binding protein produces the protein MIGQMQWRIDSCTNGEGDDQSRIALFKSDLDRISARLCEPNSSNLGNTLLDDLISDNPCCLFLQDRGLRYTWLSFERPPGMDGLLALGKTDEDIFSPAEADRQRRIKERVIETGNPARGEVHISKDGMEQYLDYVYYPWQDEDGRTLGVAGCIKDVTERRIAQIQLQRMVQSVESSPTAIVLFDFEGRIEYVNPLLLQSCGYDDASPVMGWSIFDFTNEDGKSKLREVIIPVLLSQGNWQGELPIQGTDGQYYTAEMICTRIAAYSGGSVYFLANFCHLSDSMRAEEALLLDESGLGALLQLNPMDEAFLKELADYAIQAGAKLTGSRFGYLTFMDESEGIIFMSHWSKDPLPEDGADRSKMAYHLGEPCLWGESLKRRRAVIVNDNSIYCGKSHLSPDEAWVLRYISVPIMDKGKIAIVAAVGNKEEEYNDADVRQLTLLMSGMHKLIQKRRTEEELRQRDLLLRRVATATTNHLLATDPDAIKKALGILGISIGSDRITILESAEWTGTESVFEESIQWLREPAEPFRGRISWDQFIGWQDALSRGNPIQGITSKVIDPGRKLLEDNGIISFLLLPVFIERRFCAVISIDDCHFERRWTENEVAILQAAAESIGNALLRRRTEVALRESKRMLTTLMSNLPGMAYRCRNDRQRTMEFVSDGCLELTGRPSPELLHNSAISYADLIHPDDRDRVWSEIQQETEKGTPFRLTYRINAGSETKWVWEHGQGIFDASGKLLALEGFIHDITERKLAEDVRKRTQEELEMRVSERTAWLLRINRALNEEMLEHKETEKKLLQAQQAADAASRSMGEFLAYMSHEIRTPMNSVIGLAGLLLETNLSPEQRDYVQTIHSSGDALLSIINDILDFSKINEGKMKLELEPFSLRKCIDRSINMVAAKAAEKGLEMGFYLDDLVPQTVVGDSVRLQQILVNLLGNAVKFTERGMVSLEVKMGDEPGMLHFSVTDTGIGISKSDMKKLFHSFSQVDASTSRKYGGTGLGLAISRMLVEQMGGRIWVESEMGSGSTFHFQIKVEESSGDDASNRILAGKRISAIKPGYQEVDHRDLKILLAEDNPVNMKVALLMLNKLGYKADVVSNGEEAVQALSHKHYDVVLMDVQMPKMDGLEATRAILDMDLVDRPRILAMTAYALEGDRKRCLDAGMDGYISKPVQIDELRAALQALNIGRQRAD, from the coding sequence ATGATCGGTCAGATGCAGTGGCGCATAGATAGTTGCACGAATGGCGAGGGTGATGATCAGTCGCGGATCGCCCTCTTTAAGAGCGATCTGGATAGGATCTCTGCCCGTTTATGTGAGCCAAATAGCAGTAATCTTGGCAATACCCTCCTAGATGATCTGATTTCAGATAATCCTTGCTGCCTCTTTTTGCAGGATCGAGGTCTTCGCTACACCTGGCTTTCATTTGAGAGGCCTCCTGGAATGGATGGCTTGCTGGCCCTGGGAAAGACGGATGAGGACATTTTTTCGCCAGCGGAGGCAGATCGGCAAAGGAGGATCAAAGAGAGGGTGATAGAGACTGGGAATCCCGCCCGGGGCGAGGTCCATATCTCGAAGGATGGGATGGAGCAATATCTTGATTACGTCTACTATCCCTGGCAAGACGAAGACGGAAGGACTCTGGGTGTGGCAGGCTGCATCAAGGATGTAACCGAGCGAAGGATAGCCCAGATCCAGCTGCAAAGAATGGTGCAGTCGGTGGAAAGCTCTCCAACAGCGATCGTTTTATTTGATTTCGAGGGCAGGATCGAGTATGTAAATCCCCTCCTCCTTCAAAGCTGTGGATATGATGATGCCTCTCCTGTGATGGGCTGGTCAATATTCGATTTCACCAATGAGGATGGCAAAAGCAAGCTGCGAGAGGTGATCATTCCTGTCCTTCTATCCCAAGGGAATTGGCAGGGAGAGCTGCCCATACAGGGGACTGACGGACAATATTATACTGCAGAGATGATCTGCACCAGGATCGCGGCGTACTCTGGAGGTTCAGTCTATTTCCTGGCCAACTTCTGCCATTTATCCGATAGCATGAGGGCTGAAGAGGCACTGCTTTTAGATGAGTCGGGGCTGGGGGCATTGCTCCAGCTTAATCCGATGGATGAAGCCTTCCTCAAGGAGCTTGCCGACTATGCTATTCAAGCGGGTGCAAAGCTCACTGGCTCGAGATTTGGCTATCTCACCTTTATGGATGAAAGCGAGGGCATCATTTTCATGAGCCACTGGTCCAAAGATCCCCTGCCTGAGGATGGCGCGGATCGGAGCAAGATGGCATATCATCTGGGTGAGCCCTGCCTCTGGGGCGAGTCCCTGAAAAGGCGTCGAGCGGTGATCGTCAATGACAATTCCATTTATTGCGGCAAATCTCACCTCTCGCCGGATGAGGCTTGGGTCCTGCGATATATCAGCGTTCCCATCATGGATAAGGGAAAGATCGCCATCGTAGCTGCAGTCGGCAATAAGGAGGAGGAATATAATGATGCCGATGTGCGCCAGCTCACATTGCTCATGAGCGGCATGCACAAGCTCATTCAGAAGCGCAGGACCGAGGAGGAGCTGCGCCAGCGGGACCTGCTGCTCAGGAGGGTGGCCACCGCCACCACAAATCATCTTCTTGCCACCGATCCTGATGCTATCAAGAAAGCTCTGGGAATTCTGGGGATTTCAATAGGCTCTGATCGGATTACGATCCTGGAGAGCGCTGAATGGACGGGCACCGAGTCCGTATTTGAGGAGTCGATCCAGTGGCTTAGGGAGCCTGCAGAGCCATTCCGGGGAAGGATCTCCTGGGACCAATTCATCGGATGGCAGGATGCTCTCTCCCGCGGCAATCCCATTCAGGGCATAACATCCAAGGTCATCGATCCGGGACGGAAGCTCCTGGAGGATAACGGTATCATCTCCTTTCTCCTTCTGCCTGTATTCATCGAGAGGCGTTTTTGCGCCGTCATCTCCATTGATGACTGCCATTTTGAGCGGCGGTGGACGGAGAACGAGGTAGCAATTCTACAGGCGGCAGCGGAAAGCATAGGAAATGCTTTGCTGCGCCGGCGGACTGAGGTGGCCCTGAGGGAGAGCAAGAGAATGCTCACCACCCTTATGAGCAATCTGCCTGGGATGGCTTATCGCTGCAGGAACGATCGCCAAAGGACCATGGAGTTTGTAAGCGATGGATGCCTGGAGCTGACCGGCCGCCCATCACCCGAGCTTCTTCATAATAGCGCAATTTCGTATGCCGATCTGATCCATCCTGATGACCGGGATCGCGTCTGGAGTGAAATCCAGCAGGAAACGGAAAAGGGAACTCCGTTCCGTCTCACCTACCGGATTAATGCAGGCTCAGAAACGAAATGGGTCTGGGAACATGGTCAGGGGATCTTTGACGCCTCTGGAAAGCTTCTCGCCCTTGAGGGCTTCATCCATGATATCACTGAGAGGAAGCTGGCAGAGGATGTGCGGAAAAGGACCCAGGAAGAGCTGGAGATGAGGGTATCAGAGAGGACTGCCTGGCTTTTGAGGATCAACAGGGCCCTCAACGAGGAGATGTTAGAGCATAAGGAGACGGAAAAGAAGCTTCTTCAGGCTCAGCAGGCAGCGGATGCAGCATCCCGCTCGATGGGGGAATTTTTGGCCTACATGAGCCATGAGATACGCACTCCCATGAACTCTGTTATCGGTCTTGCCGGCTTGCTGCTGGAAACCAATCTGTCGCCTGAGCAGCGCGATTACGTGCAGACCATTCACAGCAGCGGCGATGCCTTGCTGAGCATCATCAATGATATCCTCGACTTCTCCAAGATCAACGAGGGAAAGATGAAGCTGGAGCTCGAGCCCTTCTCCCTGCGCAAGTGCATTGATAGATCTATCAACATGGTGGCGGCAAAGGCGGCTGAGAAGGGTCTGGAGATGGGGTTCTATCTGGATGATCTCGTCCCTCAGACCGTAGTTGGAGACTCAGTCCGGCTGCAGCAGATCCTGGTCAATCTCCTGGGCAATGCGGTCAAGTTCACAGAAAGGGGCATGGTATCCCTTGAGGTGAAGATGGGTGACGAACCAGGAATGCTACACTTCTCAGTGACCGATACCGGCATCGGCATCTCCAAAAGCGACATGAAAAAGCTGTTTCACTCCTTCAGCCAGGTAGATGCCTCCACCAGCAGAAAATACGGTGGCACTGGCCTGGGCCTGGCCATCAGTCGCATGCTGGTGGAGCAGATGGGGGGAAGGATATGGGTGGAGAGCGAGATGGGGAGCGGCTCCACATTCCATTTCCAAATAAAGGTTGAGGAATCATCCGGGGATGATGCATCCAATCGAATCCTGGCGGGCAAGAGGATAAGCGCGATAAAACCCGGCTATCAGGAGGTTGATCACCGGGATTTGAAAATTCTGCTGGCTGAGGATAATCCGGTCAACATGAAAGTTGCTCTCCTCATGCTCAATAAGCTGGGATACAAGGCAGATGTGGTCTCCAACGGGGAAGAGGCGGTTCAGGCTCTGAGCCATAAGCATTATGATGTGGTTTTAATGGATGTGCAGATGCCTAAGATGGATGGCCTGGAGGCGACAAGGGCTATATTGGATATGGATCTAGTTGATCGCCCCCGAATCCTGGCAATGACCGCTTATGCTCTGGAGGGGGATCGGAAGAGATGTCTGGACGCCGGCATGGATGGCTATATCTCCAAGCCTGTGCAGATCGATGAACTCCGGGCCGCCCTTCAGGCATTAAATATCGGCCGCCAGAGGGCGGATTGA